A single region of the Triticum dicoccoides isolate Atlit2015 ecotype Zavitan chromosome 2B, WEW_v2.0, whole genome shotgun sequence genome encodes:
- the LOC119367043 gene encoding cytosolic sulfotransferase 14-like isoform X1: protein MMARSHQPASSLSIHSQAKMASFASSPSPAMGKLAAAAPEGATDTESSPVDAPSDESLKDFISSLPSREGWPKPLIQYKGYLFKPRMLEGVLRTRRAFLPRADDVVLATQPKCGTTWLKALAFTVATRSRDGLGADHPLLTCYPHHLVPYIEIPGAAGSHVVDLGALPSPRLLATHMPMSLLPPETRSLCCRVVYLCRDPKDTLVSRLHFENKLAARRGGAGPSMDDAFDMFCEGFSPYGPFWDHCLEYWEESLGRPDTILFLKYEEIKLDPARVVRRLASFLGVPLTEQEESSGVADKVARMCSFETLAGLQERRGRGLGEPHEPRDGGEARPHRPAEAPWFRARVLSKSHLSCVPCSFALCYFWLVRGEPYVDCVFCIVWIAYHMCHVVC from the exons ATGATGGCCCGATCGCACCAACCGGCTTCTTCGCTATCCATTCATAGCCAAGCCAAAATGGCTAGCTTCGCCTCCTCTCCCTCACCGGCGATGGGCAAATTGGCAGCAGCAGCTCCAGAGGGTGCCACCGACACCGAGAGCTCACCGGTAGACGCCCCATCCGATGAGAGCCTGAAAGACTTCATATCCTCGCTGCCGTCAAGGGAGGGGTGGCCGAAGCCGCTCATCCAGTACAAGGGCTACTTGTTCAAACCGAGGATGCTGGAGGGTGTCCTGCGCACCAGACGAGCCTTCCTGCCCCGCGCAGACGACGTCGTCCTCGCCACGCAGCCCAAGTGCGGCACCACCTGGCTCAAGGCCCTCGCTTTCACCGTCGCCACGCGGTCCCGCGACGGCCTCGGCGCCGACCACCCGCTCCTCACTTGCTACCCGCATCACCTCGTGCCGTACATTGAGATCCCTGGTGCTGCCGGCAGCCATGTAGTCGACCTCGGCGCGCTCCCGTCCCCGAGGCTCCTCGCCACACACATGCCCATGTCGCTGCTCCCGCCAGAGACGCGGTCGCTCTGCTGCCGGGTCGTGTACCTGTGCCGGGACCCCAAGGACACGCTCGTCTCCAGGTTGCACTTCGAGAACAAGCTGGCGGCGCGGCGTGGCGGCGCCGGCCCGTCGATGGACGACGCCTTCGACATGTTCTGCGAGGGGTTCTCGCCGTACGGCCCCTTCTGGGACCACTGCCTCGAGTACTGGGAGGAGAGCCTGGGGAGGCCAGACACCATCCTCTTCCTCAAGTACGaggagatcaagctggacccggcgcgGGTCGTGAGGAGGCTCGCGAGCTTCCTCGGCGTCCCGCTGACCGAGCAGGAGGAGAGCTCCGGTGTCGCGGACAAGGTGGCGAGGATGTGCAGCTTCGAGACGCTCGCCGGGCTGCAG GAAAGGCGAGGTAGGGGACTGGGTGAACCACATGAGCCGCGAGATGGGGGAGAAGCTCGACCGCATCGTCCAGCAGAAGCTCCATGGTTCCGGGCTCGTGTTTTGAGCAAGAGTCATTTGTCATGTGTTCCGTGCTCCTTTGCACTCTGCTACTTCTGGTTGGTGAGAGGAGAGCCCTATGttgattgtgttttttgtattgtttggattgcttaccatatGTGTCACGTGGTATGCTGA
- the LOC119367043 gene encoding cytosolic sulfotransferase 5-like isoform X2 has protein sequence MMARSHQPASSLSIHSQAKMASFASSPSPAMGKLAAAAPEGATDTESSPVDAPSDESLKDFISSLPSREGWPKPLIQYKGYLFKPRMLEGVLRTRRAFLPRADDVVLATQPKCGTTWLKALAFTVATRSRDGLGADHPLLTCYPHHLVPYIEIPGAAGSHVVDLGALPSPRLLATHMPMSLLPPETRSLCCRVVYLCRDPKDTLVSRLHFENKLAARRGGAGPSMDDAFDMFCEGFSPYGPFWDHCLEYWEESLGRPDTILFLKYEEIKLDPARVVRRLASFLGVPLTEQEESSGVADKVARMCSFETLAGLQVNQVGGVSHGNRVHFDNSVFYRKGEVGDWVNHMSREMGEKLDRIVQQKLHGSGLVF, from the coding sequence ATGATGGCCCGATCGCACCAACCGGCTTCTTCGCTATCCATTCATAGCCAAGCCAAAATGGCTAGCTTCGCCTCCTCTCCCTCACCGGCGATGGGCAAATTGGCAGCAGCAGCTCCAGAGGGTGCCACCGACACCGAGAGCTCACCGGTAGACGCCCCATCCGATGAGAGCCTGAAAGACTTCATATCCTCGCTGCCGTCAAGGGAGGGGTGGCCGAAGCCGCTCATCCAGTACAAGGGCTACTTGTTCAAACCGAGGATGCTGGAGGGTGTCCTGCGCACCAGACGAGCCTTCCTGCCCCGCGCAGACGACGTCGTCCTCGCCACGCAGCCCAAGTGCGGCACCACCTGGCTCAAGGCCCTCGCTTTCACCGTCGCCACGCGGTCCCGCGACGGCCTCGGCGCCGACCACCCGCTCCTCACTTGCTACCCGCATCACCTCGTGCCGTACATTGAGATCCCTGGTGCTGCCGGCAGCCATGTAGTCGACCTCGGCGCGCTCCCGTCCCCGAGGCTCCTCGCCACACACATGCCCATGTCGCTGCTCCCGCCAGAGACGCGGTCGCTCTGCTGCCGGGTCGTGTACCTGTGCCGGGACCCCAAGGACACGCTCGTCTCCAGGTTGCACTTCGAGAACAAGCTGGCGGCGCGGCGTGGCGGCGCCGGCCCGTCGATGGACGACGCCTTCGACATGTTCTGCGAGGGGTTCTCGCCGTACGGCCCCTTCTGGGACCACTGCCTCGAGTACTGGGAGGAGAGCCTGGGGAGGCCAGACACCATCCTCTTCCTCAAGTACGaggagatcaagctggacccggcgcgGGTCGTGAGGAGGCTCGCGAGCTTCCTCGGCGTCCCGCTGACCGAGCAGGAGGAGAGCTCCGGTGTCGCGGACAAGGTGGCGAGGATGTGCAGCTTCGAGACGCTCGCCGGGCTGCAGGTGAACCAGGTCGGCGGCGTCAGCCACGGGAATAGAGTTCACTTTGATAACTCTGTGTTCTACAGGAAAGGCGAGGTAGGGGACTGGGTGAACCACATGAGCCGCGAGATGGGGGAGAAGCTCGACCGCATCGTCCAGCAGAAGCTCCATGGTTCCGGGCTCGTGTTTTGA